From Carassius auratus strain Wakin chromosome 9, ASM336829v1, whole genome shotgun sequence:
CTTATTATAGGGTTAGGATTATGATTTCACTTATGGTTTGttgcttgtaattatgcataatttactgttatgaCTATAGTAAATACACGCAACAAGCagactaaaataaaatgctataaaatacaaattactaacaaaaataaaaacgataagattaaatgaaaattaatagaaacaatcataaaactaaaaaaaaaaaaggaaatcatttcaatttaattaaatgcagaaaaaatattggttatttatataggctattattaaaatgtcataCAGGGATGCTATTTTATCCAAAtgaagtaattttaaaatattattcaacTATTATATAATCAGACTGAGGTCTAAGACAATAATGCTCTCTAGTGGACGAACGGTTTACTGCGATATAACATTCATTCAAAACTCGCATACAtataaaacagagagagagagagagagagagagagagagagagagagagagagaatcaagtCAGTGATGAATAGCATTGACAGACGACAATGACAGATCTCCAGGAAGCCCCTCACCTCCTCGTCCATCTCTCCGTTCAGCTGAAATGCCGTTTATTGGCCTTCAtcaaacagcaatattttcaaaGCAGTAAATTTGAGCTTGACATTGAGCATGTCCTCACTATTTTGACAGGGACATCAATCTCCTTAGAAAATATAAGTCACATCCCGAGACGAAAAAGAGCCCACGCATGTGTGTGAAAGACCGAAATTGAGAGAAATTATATAGACACAGGATGTGAAAAGATGATGAGAACGGAAATCCCTCtgaaaattatgaataattatattgttttatatatctgTGCACTGTGGAGAGACATTGCACCACTAGGTGGCAGATGAAGACCAACAACTAGGATACTAACGGTCTCGTTGAACCAGACGTTTGACAGCAGAAGGTTTAGTCCACATCGCAGCTCAGTCTGGTGAAGTCCCGCCTACAGACACACAACCACAGGCACGATTTATGCTCCTCTCGAGGGCGGATGTATTGGAATTAGATGATACCACAATAAACAAAAGATACCAAGAGACGACCCACAAAGCATTGCTGAGGTACCGCTATTACTTTACAGGAACATTGTTCTAAACAATATATCAGTTTCAAAATCCATACTGACCATAGGAAACACCATACAGCAGGAAAAAGCTAAAGCACTGCGtggaaaattacagaaaaaaaaaaaatataaatagagaattattttattgcaatttaaaatgcattcttttttccttttaacattttatacagcaaatgtaaaatacaatactAATACTGTATTGTATTTCCtcacttttaaatattaaaccatCAAGCTTGGTTGGCAcatgatgcattttttatatCTCTCTATAAATGGACCAAAATGACAGACGTCTGTCAGGCGATGGATACCAGATTTGCCCAATTATTTAGACTAGTCTGCTTATATCAAGTCcccattgtaatttttttctccttttccgATAATCCGTCTGACTCAAAAGTATGTCAATAATCAAAATCTCTctatttaacataaaatacagCTAAAGTTAAAGTTGCTAAAGAGCTAAAGTTGCCTAGCCATAATAAAACGCATAAACTAATAGGCTAACAGACACAGATGCTACTAGCTCTATCATAACAATAGcagtaaaacataaatattgaaGGAAAATAAATTGTTCCACAGGGAAATTTAGTGATATTTAGTGCAATTATGaagcgagacagagagagaggaagccCTTGAGTACAAGTATAATTAGAATCGTGATAGAAAATATGGTTCGAAATCATCTACTCTATAAAATGACTGTGAAACTATTTGTCTCATCATCACCAAATGCCTTCATGAGACGACAGAGTCACCCTTATCCTGAGAAACAACAAAAGCTGTGCCATCACCAACAAACTTCACGCGGCATGCAGAGTGACTGAGAAGTTCCAGAGTAAAGAAAGTCAACCACATCAGAGTTTGCAGGAAAGAGAAAATGCTTTCCCATTTTGGTGAgcaatatgcatcagacattcagCAAACGGACTGTGGGTGTCTGTAGGCGTTTCGTCTGAGACTAGGATGGTAgacacatttagaaaaaaataaaagagaaacagcGGAGAGATTGCACAGCATTGCATATGATAGCAGTGGTGGTGAATGCGAATCAAAGCTGAAACTAACTAACATGTCAAACTAGTGTTGATAACAGGGTGCCATTTCCCAAACAGAACACTGAggaaactgaaaaaacaaaattttattttaatgcatagaTGAATGTTCAGGGAAATAATACGGTTTAGAGGAGCTGAGCTGGAGACAGGCTTCTCGCGGAGAGCTCTGGCAGATCTGCTCTTGGCTGTGCTGTGCATATTCTGGCTCGTCCTTGAGTCGATTTGGAGGGCACACTAGGTTGGCACGGCTGATGGGAAATGTTCAGACAAGACAAGCTGAATTTAATAGACAGGCTAAAGGAGATGTGGAGGAACAGAACCTGATCAAAACTGGCCTCAGTCTAAATTAAAATGGAAGGAAAATCAATGCAAGACATACTTGGATATTGTGAGTGAAGTAATCGTTCTACGCTACCTCAGCTGTAACCAGTTCAGTCAACACAGATGCACGCAGATATCACAGGCTGCAGGACTTCAGTGGCAGGGACACTACAGTAGAATGATTTGTTTGGTCTTGGCAAACCTTGTTCCAGCAACATTTAGCCACTAAACAGCCAATGCAATGCAAACTAATGAACTTCTGGATTCCCTCAATGAAGTTTCCAACCTGAAATATGTCTTATAAAcacaaagctttttatttcactagatgttaattgatggactggagttgcgTGGATTGGGatgtttttggactctcattctgacggcacccattcagtgcagaggatGCATTGATGACCAAGTGATGtgatgttacatttctccaaatctgttccagtgttaattttgacacaaaattttaattaagttttagtcttagtcttttgactataattctttttagttttagtcaagttttagtcatctgatttgttttaattttagtcttattttagttgactaaaattgcttggtattttagtcgactaaaattgcttggtattttagtcgactaaaataagactaaaatcaataacagatttactagacaattttttacagctggtataggaaacaaacttaaccaaaatatataaaacacaaattcaactttatttcaagacaactgtgtctttatttcgattcaaaagcttttatgcagcaacaaacactgtcatgataatgtaaacaataactagctgccaattgaccatcaataaaagaaaaataaagttaggtccaggaccttaaagcttacagctgagctgaacaataagtgcatacatttaaagtaaatatttaataagttgggtggataaaaaaagtaacaagattttataaggtattcatttgtctagcaatattgtatgttttaaatactacaatattgctagatttgtatgtataatgataggatgtgaacattcacgtttcacatgactaatatagaaatatttgtgatattgtcaacaagtagaacattataaaatatactaaacattagtattaatcaaatgtatttatcatgatattacgtattagtattgtgctctcatctaacttgaagaaggggctattttacagtaattttcaGTTCGCAGTATTTAATGCTACAatatctacgcactgcagtcttccaattttgcttagctcaataaacaaaagaacatcgttgtgaaattacatttgagaaaatgtccaggtggctcgctgtaaatgtcttttcaaattggttgtgttgccATGAATGAGctctccgcgtgctttacactttgttttgttttgttcgtcgtcaaacgtgaagtgagctgtggacattttgtcgctcttttagacatcacctcttcgaatgccgacttcccgggagctcataaaaactgaaaaccttcgcttcacgtctcaataagtcaggctctgattggttctcttctctcatgcagtctgttcttttttgccggttcttttgttcattcctcgcaactctcccgtctgctgatttgattttcgtcacagtctattttcgtctcgtcctttattcgttgacgataatgtcaatcaatttagtcatagttttagtctccatcagtgccttcttttttagttttcgtttcgttttcgtccgcaaaaatatattcgtgacgaaaataatgacgaaaatatttagtcaacgaaattaacactgatctgTTCCCTAAGAAGAAACAAACCTAACATCTTGGAGAGCTAGTGAGGGGAAGTAAActgagcacattttcattttagtgttcAACTATTACTTTAGATGCCGCTTTACTAAAATGGACAATTAATTTTGCTCAACTAAATTCACCCTAATTGACCCTTTGCAATGGTTTTGATTGACAGtcaatctgaccaatcagaatgccAAATCTGCCATTTTGTCCAACAAACAAATCAGACACGAAAGCAGATTAACTTTGGTGAATTTAAATCTTAGAAAATCTTGTGTACATcgatgtttattttgtgctttaagTAAATACTAGAAGATGGTCGGTTCGTTTGTGCCGCTTGAGTGATCCATGACGACAcgttaaagagccacaaaacagaatttattgtttgaatttcttaaatgACATAATTTGAAAGCCGGGACCTTGTATTATACCAGATGTGATCTGCTCGGTCTTGTCTGTCGGTGTGTTTTCAGTTTCCTCTTTGCGCCgtgatgtatttttcactgcgtcAGAACATGATGTGTAGTGTTTTTCTCCTTTCCGATAATCCGTCTCACTCAAATGTATGTcaatacagaataaaaatatgtCTCTACTTAACATaactttaaatacagtttaatGGACTAAGAGAAAAAtctggcaaaataaaaaaataggagcTATTTATCTCTCACCTTTATAACAGCAACTAATAGGCTAACATACACAGATGCTACTAGCTCGTTCATAACAATagcagtaaaatataaatattgaaggAAATAAATTGCCCCACAGGGAAATTTTGTGATATTTAGTGCAATTTTGAAGCGAGACAGAGCGAGAGGAAGCCCTCGAGTACAAGTACAAATGTAATTAGAATCGTGATCGAGAAGATGGTTTGAAATCATCGACTCCACAAATGACTGTGAAACTATTCATCTCATCATCACCAAATGCCTTCATGAGACGACAGAGTCACCATTATCCTGAGAAACAACAAAAGCTGTGCCATCCCCATGGAAACCCGTCCTCTGTGCCCACTACCGCTCTGCCACCATAGATGCCAGAGCTGGAAAAATCTGGGCTCTGTGTGCTCTGTGATGCTCGTGATTATGTAACCGTAAAGGGCATTGGCATCCCACTGACCCTTTCAGAGAAACTGGCATCACCAAGGAAACAAAAAACCACCAAGTGAAGAGAATGAGAGTGAGAATGGTTCCTTGACCCAACCAAAAACAAGGCCTCTCTTCACAGGCCAGTTCCACATCATGAGGAGACTCTTCTGCAAAGACTAAAAATGAGGAGCGATAGAAAaaagcatagaaaaaaaataaaaaaaacaggaaatattGAGCAACAATTTTGATAATAGCTATTGACTTTGAAATCTGACTGGATAAGTGACCTCCAAAACAGCCAACAGCAGTCAGGCTAATTAACTATATAACTAGAGAGAATAATTGATCATTCCGGTCTaccattttattaaatcaataagCAGGAATAAACCCCTTCTAAAAATCTGAACGGTTATCTGATAAggctttcattcattattttatggAAGTAATCACATAAGGCAGACATcagattttctgaaaaaaaaatataccataaaaaaaaaagagaaaaaaaaaaaaaaatgcttctagtGAAATTAGTTATCACAACAtcattaaatacagtatatgctttaaaatatactaaatatttaaaatgcatgttaatatTGAGACTTTGCAGAGTTAGTGGATTTCTATTTTAAGGATTGATGGAAAAGTAAGGcacaaatgtaaaatgtgaaaaatattgtttttgttcaaTTGTTCCAAGTTATTATTTAGccttcttttatattattattatatgtgtatattttatgtaataataataatactaaaaaatttttttattgttattcttattactactactactactactactactactactactactacattaggcaaaaattaaatttattattgttatttaaataaaaaaatctcaccaATCTCCTTGCCAAGTCCCGAGTGAAGCATTGCTCCAGCAGAGGTGACCACAGCGCAGGTCTGGAAGCCAGGCCCATACAGCTGGCTTAAAGGTAAGGCAGGTACAATCTTCTGCCAGCCTAATTTGAAGAAAGGCATCTCAGCCCCATCCAAAGTTCGAACCTTCTCCCCCTTCTTCAGCTCACACAATACCTGTTGGCCGCTCTGTTGTGCCTTCCGGTGCCCCCTGTAGGCCACGCcgtgtttattattattcagatagTCTTTCATAGCAGTCTGCAAGCGAGGACTAAGCATGCCCACGGACAAACTCCCTTTCCACAGGCTGCGCACGACAGATTTTGACCTGGGAACGTAGTACTCATCCGGGTCAGAGTCTTCATGCCTAGCCACCCGTTTAGTCGTCCTCCTCCTGCTGTCATCtgcctcctcctcatcttcctcttcccctCCCACCACCTCTTCCtcgtcctcttcttcatcctgttGTCGGGAATCTTGATTATACTCTTGTCTCTCACGGATGCGACTCACAGCGGCTGATCTGGAGCCCAGGTCCTGGGTGCCAAATGCAGACCAGGCCGCCAGGCTCTGAGGGTCGGGATAGGGGTAGGCCTCCTGGCTGAGCGGACTGGGCTGGGGGTCGGCGCTGGGATTTTCCTCCAGGCTTTGCTCCTGTTGGGTATTGCTGGAGACTGGGGGGGTTGAAGAGGTGCCAAGCACCAAATGGGTGGCCATAATGGTGCGGGGGTTGCCCTGCAACGAGGTCAGGCGGCGTGTGTCCGTATAGGAGAGGGCGGCCGCTGAGTGTGGGTCGTCCACTCGGGACTCCATGAAGTAGGAGAGGAACGCCAGGAACAGCAGCACCCAGACCAGCATGAGGCCGAGGGCCAGCCGTCGCCACTGTTTCAGACTGGACTTCATCTTTCAGAAGTCCTCTCGGCCACACGCCGCTGCACTCCAGACCCAACTGGAGAAGGGTCAGCAGGAGGCCTACAACAGGACGGGAATAGTTAACCTCGTAACACAATTTCTGATTCAGATCACTAGCTTTGAAAAGATCTGAAGTTGACTACTACAATATTATAAACACAAATTGTCATTTTCAATGGATTTTCTTAATCAAAATTAAGAACTTTTAACTCTCGAGTTAATTTGAGGTTACATTACTTTTTGATTGGGCTGTGCAAataaatcgcatgcgattgtcatgcgccTCTattcagtaaagccagttctgtgattagtagtaaatctccatcacaggCATTCATAGAGCGgtagttcactgacaattagTCAATGTCGCATTCATAATCACAGATGAATTGCATTTAATTATGAAGGCGATTATGAACTACGACTCGTGTATTGAATGCCGCTCAATcagaaagcaggtgatggtgatttactactaatcacgggaccagctttactgacgagatgcacaagACAAATGGCATGCAATTATTTTTACAGccctactttttgattactttttcatTTTGGCAGGGCTCAACTTGTATATTCTTCTTTTACAAAACTAAATGCCCTTTCACaacaaaagtgaaataaatatgcctgaaatttaaatgttatatctGTACAGTAGAGAGTGAAGCTCGAATTGCATAAATGTGACgcaggagaagaaagttcaacactacacagcaataacaaaaatgaaacacaagTGTGTCATCTTTTGCTCAATATGGTTGAACTGGTTCAGTAGCAAAGacattaatttttgtatttaacatttaattatttcaggTTTGTATAATACTCAATTTGCATTTGACTTATtaattttgaggaatactgaacctgtttttgtgcaggtGAGGTAAGTAAAAGCTAAAGAGATATTTAGCCCAATACTACAGTAACAttgttcacactgcacacacaaCACTTCTACACTTAAAcatgatttctctcaacatggcaacatgagagctgtcagtcaagacatgggaaacaaagtaactggggttacttatttgaaaaactcactcagatatttccttctaaataaaaaaaagttatgcattactttactagttatttAAAGTAATCTGATCAAGTAACGCATATAtgactccatatatatatatatatatatatatatatatatatatatatatatatatatatatatatatatatatatatatatatatatatatatatatatatatgacgggaaataaatatatgaaacaatGTTTACCCATTGTCATTCGCTAGTGCatgaagtttttattattttacattacattacattcattACAAATGATTAAAGTTGCAAAGTTGTAGTTGCTACCTACTGTAGAACAATGGCTTTTATTAGGTGACTACTTTCACTTGATTTCAAATATCTACAAGTTGttcaaatattttagtttaatttaaagtaTGCACTTGACAAGCTGCATAGAACAGACTTAGTAACTGAGACGGTAACCAATTGTGTCAAAAACAGGAAAGACATTCTCTCATATCAGATTTCTCTTTCCTTTGAGAAGCCAGCCCCCTGAGACCACTCATGGTACACCGTTAGTTTTCTGTATCGTTTCACTATTCTCTAACTGCAGATCTCAATTTAGACCTGAGAACACCTGCTGTCATAACACACTTTCCACTGTCtatttgtataaaaaaactaaaacacaaaaacCACTGtcatgcatatttgtcagtcagaAGAAAACCAAGAAATAATTAAtcgaattaatacttttaatttgaatatgCAATAACATGGTTTATATAGtaagaaacaataaaaacaacattttaaacatacagtattaacatttttactaAATGAATGTTGCTTTTTCCACATCTAGCCTTATTTTATCCAtgctattactttttaaattgaataaatgcaattttaataGAACAGATTTATGCTGGCTCTAAgccatttaaataaatgcactttttaatccaatttaaatcaaatcaaagatAAGCAAGTAATACAATTATGTCATGATTTTTTGAATGCATAAGTTTTACCTGTTTTTTACCCGTTTCATTTATGTAAGACTGACAGTTATATCACATTAAGGTTATTAGCttgttaaatgttaatgtaaaaactGTGTAATCCAAATATATACAGAGCAAATCGACCTTCGATCTCCTAACCCGACCCCTAAATACAACCCTCACAGAAGAAAACCAAAACCAACAAAAATAAGACCGCACACACCTCACTGTAGTTCATATTTCCTTGAACCCATTTATCCTCAAACAGTTCGTCTGTCCCTGCAAGACAAAAGAAGACAGCAGTTAGACGCAATAACAGTCTTTTGAGTGCAAACGTGACACATCCCTGCTAAAATACTGTTTAAACTAGCATAAGCTGGTTTGATGTTCTAAGACGTTCACGTGGCCTCCTTCAGCACAAAAAACAGCTGTAAAAAGCATTTTTTCCCCCGATGAATCATGATGTCACTCAATAAGCAACTAACCAAAGATGCCTCCGGATTTCATGAGTCTCTTCCTTAGAACAAGCACTCACAGACTGGACATTTGTCTTTGGTTTTGGTTTTGTGATGTGCACTTTTTCCAGAGTTTGAAAGAAGAAGTGATGTGGATTCTCCAACTTTAGTACACTTACAGTGCTGGCTGTGACAATAACGCTATTGCTGGTGTGGCGGGAGAAAATAAATCCTCAGTGGTCATCTTCTCAAATAAGAACATCAGTTCTCTGTCCAACAATGGATTAGTGAATGTAAAATCCTTACCAGTGGTGCTTTTAAAGGGAGATAGCATTTGTCCAGTAACTGATAGACTAACAGTCATGAATGTGGAGTCACATGTGGAGTCTGACTAACCAACCAACTGGTATGACAAGGCAGAAACTATGATTCAACACACTTCCTGTGCTTTAGCCTTGCTTCTCTCTTctactcattcacacacacagataagtGTTAATGTTCACAGCGAGGCACAACTAAGCCAGCTGTAGGACAACATCAGACATTAAAAAATAGACCAACATGAAGCCTGGTGTTGAATTAAAGAGATGTATTACTCAGACATGAAAACGGTTTATTAAGCATGTTCTATGTCAGAAGCACAACGCACTCGCGATACTGGCGGAAGATGTGATTTGGgatgtcatatggactattttaatgatgttcttACTACGTTTCTGGAACTGGGAACATTGCAGTTGCATTTCTGTCTCTgcaggtcagaaagctctcggattacATATAGatactgggctatatgtattgagacatttttaaatttatatataaaaaaaaaaaaaaaaacctgaattgtaatctaaacatctgtattttcatacaattgcataaataagtaggctataatatgctgCACCACAGGCATATCGAGCTGTGTAAatgcgttcatgtgattggcttataagtaaacaatcccccacgtggagtgcgttcttatgattggctaaaacaaagggagatatctgattggttgctgatgattccatgttaaaaaaaaaaaagcagggaaGTTCACAAGTTCACAGACCGCATGCAGTTTGTAATTCAAGATATATGTGTGAGTtcaacagaaatacatttctgaatcttgttctgtgcatttgtgaatcttgagtgcatttgtaaatgttgtttgcatttctgaattgtgtgtgtatttctgaattttgtgtgcatttgtgaatcttctgtgctttttacattttgtgtgtgtgcatttgtaaattttgtgcgcatttgtgtatcctgtgtgtgtattatgtgtgtgcatgtatgaatcctgtgtgtgcatatgtgaatgtagtgtgtgcatttatctttattgagactcttttggctccatatgtgtgtgtgtgtgtttttgaggagAGCACAGCAAAGGAGAGACTGAGTGTGACAGGATTTTCACAGCAGTGAAGAGTGAAAGTGTGACGTTGAGAAAGAGATAAAAGCAAAGGTGGAAACGCATTAACTGTTCAATGCTGAAATGCAGGGCAAAATTAATGACAAGGGGACCGACATCATGAAAATAGTGAGTCCAAAAAATTGAGAGATGTTGAGGCTTCAAACATGTTACTCTGCAGGACACTGCTGTCACTTCTTGAAATGTCAAGCTAACTATATGATCACTTCCTCATATCAGAGGTTGCACGTAAGCCATAACACAGAATATGGTTTGGTTTGATATGTGAAAGAAGAAGAGACCAAATGAAGAATAAgggttaccaaaaaaaaaaaaaaaaaaaaagtgtaacagaCATGGTCTGCTTGCTGCATTTCCTTTCGCAGGAGCCTGAGCTGAAactgacagacacaaacacactataACTGCAGAAATCTACATAAAACCTGAGTGCAAGTCGATACGACTGGGCCAAGACACTGTAAAAGAAGCGAATAGACAGAAATAGAGAGAACGTACAAATAGAGGGAAGGACATAACAAGGGGCAACGGCAGTGAAAGAGCGGAGAGAAGCGTAGGAGTTACACGGCACATCCTTTACATTATTCATTAGACTCGCAAGACCCATCAAACCGGGTGACTTCCCAGAGCTCTTTCAGGTCATTATGCAAgccactctctcacacactaaaACGCACgagcaaaaacaaacacacacacaccttattcCCTAGAAACATCTGCAGTGGCTTCAGACAAATTAATATCATGTGTAGAAGTAGTACAGCACTCAGTTTGGAACTGCACTGCAGTTTAGCATGAAAAACCACACGTGCAAAGCTTCATTAGCTGGATCAGTTTAATTTCACAGCTTTAAGCATATAAATACACGTTTCAAAGAAGAGCATTTCAGTAGAATTTTGAACAATAAAGCAAACATTTCATTTTGCAAAGCTCTATACCACAGAAATCTTCAAATATACAGGTCAATACAGCTGCTTCATTAGCACTGAAAGGCATAATAGACAGAGGCAGGCCAATTAAGCCTAAAGCAAAAATGGCAAAGATATGCAATATTTTGTTGTCCTGCCTGTTTACTACGCATTCTATTaagatgttccagatcgattcgattttGATTCTCAATTCTATTTCGATTCTCGTTTCTATTCTCGTTTCGAtttcgattcgattttctataCTCGATTCAAGTCAATGAATAtagatttaatacaaatactatATGTATAAAAAAGAACAGTGAACTTAAGTTTACAAGTGGGTATTTAATAGAAAGAAATTAAGAGCCACAAACCtatatattaaacttttattttagatacacttgggtacattaaaacagaatccatctctaattttcaaatgcatacaattatgttaaataaatacaagtttgaTGCAAGATGAAAAATGCTTTGCTCTTGTCCACAAGATTATGGTCCAAGTGCAAGTCTCGCGGGCCGCACGCATACAATTTACACATTACGTCatcaatacaaacca
This genomic window contains:
- the st6gal2a gene encoding beta-galactoside alpha-2,6-sialyltransferase 2, which translates into the protein MKSSLKQWRRLALGLMLVWVLLFLAFLSYFMESRVDDPHSAAALSYTDTRRLTSLQGNPRTIMATHLVLGTSSTPPVSSNTQQEQSLEENPSADPQPSPLSQEAYPYPDPQSLAAWSAFGTQDLGSRSAAVSRIRERQEYNQDSRQQDEEEDEEEVVGGEEEDEEEADDSRRRTTKRVARHEDSDPDEYYVPRSKSVVRSLWKGSLSVGMLSPRLQTAMKDYLNNNKHGVAYRGHRKAQQSGQQVLCELKKGEKVRTLDGAEMPFFKLGWQKIVPALPLSQLYGPGFQTCAVVTSAGAMLHSGLGKEIDSHDAVLRFNTAPTEGYERDVGNKTTIRIINSQILAHPKHQFNTSSLYKNVTLVAWDPAPYTLNLHKWYSNPDYNLFTPYMKHRTHFPKQPFYILHPKYIWQLWDVIQANNLENIQPNPPSSGFIGILMMMSLCEEVHVYEYIPSLRQTDLCHYHERYYDAACTLGAYHPLLYEKMLIQRMNVGSEDDLKRKGKVTLPGFKNVHCEP